The following proteins are encoded in a genomic region of Gossypium hirsutum isolate 1008001.06 chromosome D05, Gossypium_hirsutum_v2.1, whole genome shotgun sequence:
- the LOC107903560 gene encoding disease resistance protein At4g27190, translating into MGCGFCEAALSKTVGALVVDCVVKPVGRQLDYVRRFHDNVEKLREKKRELADARDRLLHKIKDAKNQLLLIENDVQNLQSRADKTLSDMGTLEEEIQLNKRCLNWSPNWSWRYQLSKKAMKKIQDISELLDKFGQLGPVGYPVPTAFPTIDFLCSKEFVFSQSSETAFYQIIEALKDENINMIGLWGMGGVGKTTLAREVGSQAQKLKLFDKVVITTVSQKPNLERIQDQIAHYIGFDMKKEQGRRSEQELWLRLKNEPRILIILDDIWESINLKEKIGIPIGDDQKGCKVLLTTRRQQVCRAMDCQNVVQLDCLDDDEAWTLFEKKAGLDDFSDDSIKILANQIAKKCGGLPIAIVPLESALKGKTHHEWQAAYRRLKDRRLTEIEDVNEENAYVCLEASFDYLKNMETKTCFLLCSLFPEDDEIYAENLVGYAWGLKLYKGMDSIKDVRSEVLASIETLKNSGLLLDCGERHVKMHDVVHQFALWIASSRKEVSFGTVETLPMDESFKHYKAISFETDQTDELPKGVGFPYLKLLLLGSFMETSSEFFEGMKALQVCALKDQLISLAAFKFNMNL; encoded by the coding sequence ATGGGTTGCGGATTTTGTGAGGCTGCTCTTTCTAAGACAGTTGGAGCACTGGTTGTGGACTGTGTGGTGAAGCCGGTAGGACGTCAACTTGATTATGTCCGACGCTTTCATGACAATGTTGAAAAGCTCCGAGAGAAAAAGCGTGAGCTTGCAGATGCACGAGATCGTCTACTACATAAGATTAAGGATGCTAAAAATCAGCTTTTACTAATTGAAAATGATGTACAGAACTTGCAATCAAGGGCAGACAAAACACTGTCGGATATGGGAACTCTGGAGGAGGAAATCCAACTGAATAAGAGGTGTCTCAATTGGAGTCCTAATTGGAGTTGGAGGTATCAATTAAGCAAGAAAGCAATGAAGAAAATCCAGGATATCTCTGAGCTTTTGGACAAATTTGGTCAACTTGGACCAGTCGGTTACCCTGTACCTACTGCCTTTCCCACTATAGATTTCCTATGTTCTAAGGAATTTGTGTTTTCGCAGTCTTCAGAGACTGCATTCTATCAAATCATTGAAGCCTTAAAAGATGAGAATATCAACATGATTGGGTTGTGGGGGATGGGAGGGGTGGGCAAGACCACCCTGGCTCGTGAAGTTGGAAGTCAAGCTCAAAAACTGAAATTGTTTGACAAAGTTGTGATTACGACTGTGTCTCAAAAGCCAAATCTTGAGAGAATTCAAGATCAAATTGCACATTACATAGGCTTTGATATGAAGAAGGAACAAGGAAGAAGATCCGAGCAAGAATTATGGTTAAGGCTGAAGAACGAACCGAGGATTCTTATCATCCTTGATGATATTTGGGAATCTATCAACTTAAAGGAGAAGATAGGAATTCCAATTGGGGATGATCAGAAAGGCTGCAAAGTTCTTTTAACAACACGCCGTCAACAAGTATGTCGAGCTATGGATTGTCAAAACGTGGTACAACTTGACTGTTTGGATGATGATGAAGCTTGGACTCTGTTTGAAAAGAAAGCAGGTCTAGATGACTTTTCTGATGATTCTATTAAAATCCTAGCGAATCAAATTGCCAAAAAATGCGGGGGTTTGCCTATAGCTATAGTTCCACTGGAAAGTGCCTTGAAAGGTAAAACCCATCATGAGTGGCAAGCTGCATACCGGAGACTCAAAGATCGTAGATTGACTGAAATTGAGGATGTTAATGAAGAAAATGCCTATGTATGTCTTGAGGCGAGCTTCGACTACTTGAAGAATATGGAGACCAAGACATGTTTCTTGTTGTGCTCTTTATTTCCTGAAGATGATGAGATTTATGCGGAGAACTTGGTAGGATATGCATGGGGACTGAAGTTGTATAAAGGCATGGACTCAATTAAAGATGTTAGAAGTGAAGTGCTTGCATCAATTGAGACCCTCAAGAACTCCGGTTTGTTGCTAGATTGCGGAGAAAGGCATGTCAAAATGCATGACGTGGTTCACCAATTTGCTTTGTGGATAGCATCTTCAAGAAAGGAGGTTTCTTTTGGGACTGTTGAAACACTCCCGATGGATGAAAGTTTCAAGCATTACAAAGCAATCTCCTTCGAAACTGATCAAACGGATGAACTTCCTAAAGGAGTGGGTTTTCCATACCTCAAACTTCTTTTACTTGGTAGTTTCATGGAAACTTCAAGCGAATTCTTTGAGGGTATGAAGGCATTACAAGTTTGTGCTTTGAAAGATCAATTGATATCTCTAGCTGCATTTAAGTTTAATATGAACCTTTGA